A stretch of the Actinoalloteichus fjordicus genome encodes the following:
- a CDS encoding ATP-binding cassette domain-containing protein, producing the protein MAVILGWSLVEGVPALLSGALVGLALDRGFGIGLPWIGTAWLLLLAGVCVIGAIGSRLVFARLGDVVEPLRDNLVTEVVRGVLHAAPGGASTGDAGAVARITRHVEVVRDVVAGLLVQARGLVVTTVASVVGLAVVAGPLIWLVLPPVVCALLLFALLLRPLARRQRDLVLADEGTAATAGTVFAGMRDVVACGASDTAITQVASGVEAQRRAAVRLGTAGALRVLIVGLGGLVPLLLVLAAAPGLVAEQRLSQGAVLAAMVYLTTGVQPTLIALAQTAGTAVLRLVTTLRRLAEGAAAPEDPGETATISSAAADPSRSTGESSGPRTEPDSGTAVVVREPAAGDAARPAASRAAGRPASPTGSTGSAGSTGSPQAAAEQAESDLPGAPTPAAERLPTASVARDASISGARCDGAPLLRVRGVTFGWGAAARPVVRDLSVELGPGDHLAVIGPSGIGKSTLAGLLTGGLRPACGTVTLGGVPVAAMRPAARGREIVLIPQETYLFAGTVRENLALLTPTADDGTLLAAAEAVGAAGLIRELGGLDSDIGHGGGALSAGQAQLIALSRAYATDAPVVVLDEATAHLDPRAEARAETAFAHRGGILVVIAHRLSSAVRARRVLLMDGARVHSGSHRELIESSRLYADLMRAWSVPAGAAAPGAAESPGEPGPGSAG; encoded by the coding sequence GTGGCGGTGATCCTGGGCTGGTCGCTGGTGGAGGGCGTGCCCGCGCTGCTCTCCGGCGCACTGGTCGGTCTCGCGCTGGACCGGGGGTTCGGGATCGGCCTGCCGTGGATCGGCACCGCATGGCTGCTGCTGCTCGCCGGGGTCTGTGTCATCGGGGCGATCGGGTCACGACTCGTCTTCGCCCGACTCGGCGACGTTGTGGAGCCGCTGCGCGACAACCTGGTCACCGAGGTCGTGCGCGGCGTCCTGCACGCGGCACCCGGCGGTGCCTCGACCGGCGATGCCGGGGCGGTGGCGCGGATCACCCGACACGTCGAGGTCGTCCGGGACGTCGTCGCGGGCCTGCTCGTCCAGGCCAGGGGACTGGTGGTGACCACGGTCGCCTCGGTGGTCGGGCTGGCCGTCGTCGCGGGCCCGCTGATCTGGCTGGTCCTGCCCCCCGTGGTGTGCGCGCTGCTGCTCTTCGCCCTGCTGTTGCGTCCGCTCGCCCGCAGGCAGCGGGACCTGGTCCTGGCGGACGAGGGGACGGCGGCCACGGCGGGCACCGTCTTCGCCGGGATGCGCGACGTGGTGGCCTGCGGCGCATCGGACACCGCGATCACGCAGGTGGCCTCCGGAGTCGAGGCCCAACGTCGGGCGGCCGTCCGACTCGGGACGGCCGGGGCTCTGCGGGTGTTGATCGTCGGGCTGGGCGGGCTGGTGCCGCTGCTGCTCGTGCTGGCCGCCGCCCCCGGCCTGGTCGCCGAGCAGCGCCTCAGCCAAGGGGCCGTGCTGGCCGCCATGGTCTACCTGACGACCGGTGTGCAGCCGACGCTGATCGCGCTGGCTCAGACGGCGGGCACCGCCGTGCTCCGCCTCGTCACCACCCTGCGGCGGCTCGCCGAGGGCGCGGCCGCGCCGGAGGACCCCGGTGAGACGGCCACGATCTCGTCCGCCGCTGCGGATCCGAGCCGCAGCACGGGCGAGTCGTCGGGCCCGCGCACCGAGCCCGACTCCGGGACCGCCGTCGTCGTCCGCGAACCCGCCGCAGGCGACGCCGCCCGCCCTGCCGCTTCCCGCGCGGCAGGCAGGCCCGCCAGCCCGACCGGGTCGACCGGGTCGGCAGGGTCGACCGGGTCGCCGCAGGCTGCGGCAGAGCAGGCCGAGAGCGATCTGCCAGGAGCTCCGACGCCTGCCGCCGAGCGTCTCCCCACAGCTTCGGTCGCTCGCGACGCCTCGATCTCCGGCGCACGGTGCGACGGCGCGCCGCTGCTGCGGGTCCGGGGCGTCACCTTCGGCTGGGGCGCCGCCGCGAGACCGGTGGTGCGAGATCTCTCGGTCGAGTTGGGCCCCGGCGATCATCTCGCTGTGATCGGCCCCAGCGGCATCGGCAAGTCGACCCTGGCCGGGCTGCTCACCGGCGGGCTCCGACCTGCCTGCGGGACCGTCACGCTGGGGGGCGTGCCCGTCGCGGCGATGCGCCCGGCGGCTCGCGGCCGCGAGATCGTCCTCATCCCGCAGGAGACCTACCTGTTCGCCGGCACCGTGCGGGAGAACCTGGCGCTGCTGACGCCGACGGCCGACGACGGCACGCTGCTCGCCGCAGCCGAGGCGGTCGGCGCGGCCGGACTGATCCGCGAACTGGGCGGGCTCGACTCCGACATCGGCCACGGCGGCGGTGCGCTCTCCGCAGGCCAGGCGCAGCTCATCGCCCTGAGTCGGGCCTACGCCACCGACGCACCGGTCGTCGTGCTCGACGAGGCCACCGCCCACCTCGATCCGCGGGCCGAGGCGCGCGCCGAGACCGCCTTCGCGCACCGAGGCGGCATCCTCGTGGTCATCGCGCACCGGCTCAGCTCCGCCGTCCGCGCGCGGCGGGTGCTGCTCATGGACGGCGCCAGGGTCCACTCCGGCAGCCATCGGGAGCTGATCGAGTCCTCCAGGCTCTACGCCGATCTCATGCGGGCCTGGTCCGTGCCGGCCGGCGCAGCGGCCCCTGGGGCGGCCGAGTCCCCCGGCGAACCCGGGCCGGGCAGCGCAGGCTGA
- a CDS encoding YeiH family protein, with protein sequence MGTAASACNRGAVTETTRPVAGGPHPTGSDAERPSADRPTADAEACGESTVGVSTAAGDPSSDACDIGAPPTDPRPSTVAASSSRLAPARLVPGLVVVAVAVGLAAVLHAAIPSVGLVTAALLLGVLAGNLPLLPAAASVGVTWATRRLLRAGVVLLGLGLSIPQLLGVGPGVLLAVLLTVAGTFVVTVWLGRLLGLSRGLSLCVGTGFAVCGASAVAAVEGVIRREERDVVTAIALVTLYGSLAVAALPLAGGALGLDEQHLGRWIGLSVHEVAQVVAAAAPAGEEAVTSAVVVKLSRVVLLAPLIAAISVVERRRRPTTGTRPPLIPLFVAGFLASVALRSSGLLPDVVLAQAATLTTVLLAAALFGLGTTVRLAALRRTGPRALLLGLASTLVVTGLAWSTLWALG encoded by the coding sequence GTGGGCACCGCCGCGTCGGCCTGCAATCGTGGAGCCGTCACCGAGACGACCCGTCCGGTGGCAGGCGGACCGCACCCGACCGGTTCCGACGCCGAGCGTCCCAGCGCAGACCGTCCCACCGCAGACGCGGAGGCCTGCGGCGAGAGCACCGTCGGCGTCTCGACGGCAGCCGGCGACCCGTCCTCCGACGCCTGCGACATCGGCGCACCGCCGACCGACCCGCGACCGTCGACCGTCGCCGCCTCGAGTTCTCGCCTCGCCCCCGCCCGGCTGGTGCCGGGGCTCGTCGTCGTCGCCGTCGCCGTCGGGCTCGCGGCGGTGCTGCACGCCGCGATCCCGTCCGTCGGGTTGGTGACGGCGGCACTGCTGCTCGGTGTGCTGGCCGGAAACCTGCCGCTGCTGCCCGCCGCCGCCTCGGTCGGCGTCACGTGGGCGACCCGCAGACTGCTGCGGGCGGGTGTGGTGCTGCTCGGGTTGGGGCTGTCGATCCCGCAGCTGCTCGGCGTCGGTCCCGGCGTGCTGCTCGCCGTCCTGCTCACCGTGGCGGGGACCTTCGTGGTCACGGTCTGGCTCGGCAGGCTCCTGGGGCTCTCCCGTGGCCTGTCGCTGTGTGTGGGCACGGGATTCGCGGTGTGCGGCGCTTCGGCGGTGGCGGCCGTCGAGGGAGTGATCAGACGCGAGGAACGGGACGTCGTGACCGCGATCGCCCTGGTCACCCTCTACGGCAGTCTCGCGGTGGCGGCGCTGCCCCTGGCGGGCGGGGCGCTCGGGCTCGACGAGCAGCACCTGGGCCGGTGGATCGGGCTCAGCGTGCACGAGGTGGCGCAGGTGGTCGCCGCCGCCGCACCCGCAGGCGAGGAGGCCGTCACCTCGGCCGTGGTGGTGAAGCTGAGCCGAGTCGTGCTGCTGGCACCGCTGATCGCGGCGATCAGCGTCGTCGAACGGCGCCGCAGACCGACGACGGGGACTCGGCCGCCGCTGATCCCGCTGTTCGTGGCAGGCTTCCTCGCCTCGGTGGCGCTGCGCAGCAGCGGCCTGCTGCCCGACGTCGTCCTGGCGCAGGCCGCGACACTCACGACCGTCCTGCTCGCGGCGGCGTTGTTCGGCCTCGGCACGACGGTTCGCCTGGCCGCGCTGCGGCGGACCGGCCCGCGCGCCCTGCTGCTCGGGCTGGCCTCGACCCTCGTGGTCACCGGGTTGGCCTGGTCGACGCTGTGGGCGCTGGGCTGA
- a CDS encoding LysR family transcriptional regulator, with translation MTDDPDLRSLRLLVAVGEHGSLSRAAADLHVSQPSASKRLSLLERQLGLVLVDRTRRGSTLTPGGQMVADWARRVLDEFAGLVTGAQALRARHQATLRVAASMTVAEHLAPGWFGELRAAAPDLYAGLQVTNSETVAELVRSGGVDLGFVESPSAPAGLAARRVGTDRLAVVVAPGHPWARRRRPVDAARLAATPLVVREIGSGTRETLDRALTRAGAPPATVLLELGSTTAVRSSVIAGAGPAVLSVLAVAVDLREGRLVEVAVADVDLRRTLRAVWTSGRRLVGPPAELLAIALRPS, from the coding sequence ATGACCGACGACCCGGATCTCCGCTCGTTGCGGCTGCTCGTGGCGGTCGGGGAGCACGGCAGCCTGAGCCGGGCGGCCGCCGACCTCCACGTCAGTCAGCCCTCGGCGAGCAAGCGACTCTCCCTGTTGGAGCGGCAGCTCGGCCTGGTGCTGGTCGATCGCACCCGGCGCGGCTCCACACTCACCCCCGGCGGGCAGATGGTCGCCGACTGGGCGCGGCGGGTGCTCGACGAGTTCGCGGGTCTGGTGACCGGGGCGCAGGCCTTGCGCGCCAGGCATCAGGCGACGTTGCGGGTCGCGGCGAGCATGACCGTGGCCGAGCACCTCGCCCCCGGCTGGTTCGGCGAGCTGCGGGCGGCCGCACCGGACCTCTATGCGGGGTTGCAGGTCACCAACTCGGAGACGGTGGCGGAGCTGGTGCGCTCGGGCGGGGTCGATCTGGGGTTCGTCGAGTCGCCGTCGGCCCCGGCAGGGCTGGCCGCTCGCCGGGTGGGCACCGATCGGCTGGCCGTGGTGGTCGCGCCGGGGCATCCGTGGGCGCGGCGTCGCAGGCCCGTCGACGCCGCGCGCCTGGCGGCCACGCCGCTCGTGGTGCGCGAGATCGGCTCCGGCACGCGCGAGACACTGGATCGTGCCCTGACCAGAGCGGGTGCGCCGCCCGCCACCGTCCTGCTCGAACTCGGCTCGACCACGGCGGTGCGCAGTTCGGTCATCGCCGGGGCAGGCCCCGCCGTGCTCAGCGTCCTCGCGGTCGCCGTGGATCTTCGCGAGGGCAGACTGGTCGAGGTCGCGGTGGCCGACGTCGACCTGCGGCGGACGCTGCGGGCGGTGTGGACGTCGGGTCGCAGGCTCGTCGGGCCGCCTGCCGAGCTGCTGGCCATCGCGCTGCGCCCGAGCTAG
- a CDS encoding iron-siderophore ABC transporter substrate-binding protein yields the protein MVPHSSPRNLRRVVVGLTAALLLVSACGTADESAELPDTGFEGDSGAGAAFPVTIEHQYGETEITEPPQRIVTLGINDHDPLLALGVTPMAVHPWVGLDSVGPWAADALGDAEPAVLPGNSDPTPEEVLALAPDLILAVTYSMDEATYDALSELVPTVVRSADHADYAIPWQDHTEVIGDAVGKPDEAAALIEETETLLADTATEHPELAGRTGAALLPNPDGGYWPFTDLDARGQFMTAMGLRLPDELAELDDGAFYIDLSAERMDLLESDVLVILDQGGSEEAAQDDAVFQALDVVERDDVIWLDTEYLGLAMAHNTVLSIPYTIDELLPLIVEKVG from the coding sequence ATGGTGCCGCACTCGTCCCCCCGGAATCTACGCCGGGTGGTCGTCGGCCTCACCGCCGCTCTCCTGCTGGTGTCGGCCTGCGGCACGGCCGACGAGTCCGCCGAGTTACCGGACACCGGATTCGAGGGCGACAGCGGAGCGGGCGCCGCCTTCCCCGTGACCATCGAGCACCAGTACGGCGAGACCGAGATCACCGAGCCGCCGCAGCGCATCGTCACCCTCGGCATCAATGATCATGACCCGTTGCTGGCGCTGGGCGTGACGCCGATGGCCGTCCATCCCTGGGTCGGATTGGACTCGGTGGGCCCGTGGGCGGCCGACGCCCTCGGCGACGCCGAGCCGGCGGTCCTGCCCGGCAACTCCGACCCGACGCCAGAGGAGGTGCTCGCTCTGGCACCCGATCTGATCCTCGCGGTGACCTACTCCATGGACGAGGCCACCTACGATGCGCTCTCCGAACTGGTGCCCACGGTCGTCCGCTCGGCAGATCACGCCGACTACGCCATCCCGTGGCAGGACCACACCGAGGTGATCGGTGATGCCGTCGGCAAGCCCGACGAGGCCGCCGCGCTGATCGAGGAGACCGAGACGCTGCTCGCCGACACCGCCACCGAACATCCGGAACTGGCGGGCCGGACCGGCGCCGCGCTGCTGCCCAACCCCGACGGCGGCTACTGGCCGTTCACCGACCTCGACGCCCGAGGCCAGTTCATGACGGCCATGGGATTACGACTGCCCGACGAGTTGGCCGAACTCGACGACGGCGCCTTCTACATCGACCTCAGCGCCGAGCGGATGGACCTGTTGGAGTCCGATGTACTGGTGATCCTCGACCAGGGCGGCAGCGAGGAGGCCGCCCAGGACGACGCGGTCTTCCAGGCACTGGACGTCGTCGAGCGGGATGACGTCATCTGGCTGGACACCGAATACCTCGGGTTGGCCATGGCGCACAACACGGTGCTGAGCATTCCCTACACGATCGACGAACTCCTGCCCCTGATCGTCGAGAAGGTGGGTTGA
- a CDS encoding FecCD family ABC transporter permease → MPGPVPGTGTVEPRSVANRSTDRAALDSGARTRSGPPAADESRQAGGGTAAAGQERGSAGDHVVGAGSASTGPADEDSTDPATVDPVGRPSVRRTLGLGAGLLGLGLVLLVAVLAGLAVGAKPIPFSVVLDAFTHDGFWTFDAADGDHLVVREMRLPRTLLGILAGVALGVAGALMQGVTRNPLADPGILGVNAGAAFFLVTAISVLGVTTLTGYVWFGFAGAAVSVVVIYGIAAMGREGATPLKLALAGAAMNAALLSLTTAVLITDSAAFDRFRFWQVGALAGRGMDVVVQALPFILAGLLLALVCGRVLNALSLGEDLARSLGRRVGRDRLLVLIAVVVLCGTATAAAGPIGFIGLAVPHVARLITGPDYRWILAYSALLAPILLLTADILGRVVANPGELQVGVVTAVLGAPLFIALIRRRRLLEL, encoded by the coding sequence GTGCCCGGTCCAGTGCCGGGCACCGGCACGGTCGAACCCCGGTCCGTCGCGAATCGATCGACGGACCGGGCTGCCCTCGACAGTGGTGCGCGGACCCGCTCCGGGCCGCCTGCCGCCGACGAATCCCGGCAGGCGGGCGGCGGCACCGCCGCCGCGGGGCAGGAGCGGGGCTCCGCCGGGGACCACGTCGTCGGAGCAGGTTCAGCCTCGACCGGCCCGGCGGACGAGGACTCCACCGACCCCGCGACCGTCGATCCCGTCGGCCGCCCGTCCGTCCGGCGCACCCTCGGGCTCGGCGCGGGCCTGCTGGGACTCGGGCTGGTGCTGCTGGTCGCGGTGCTCGCCGGGCTGGCCGTCGGCGCCAAGCCCATCCCGTTCTCCGTGGTGCTGGACGCCTTCACCCACGACGGATTCTGGACCTTCGACGCCGCCGACGGCGATCACCTCGTCGTCCGGGAGATGCGGCTGCCCAGGACGCTGCTCGGCATCCTGGCGGGCGTGGCGCTCGGTGTCGCGGGCGCCCTGATGCAGGGCGTGACCCGCAATCCGCTGGCCGACCCTGGAATCCTCGGGGTGAACGCGGGCGCCGCCTTCTTCCTGGTGACCGCGATCAGTGTTCTCGGGGTCACCACGTTGACCGGATACGTGTGGTTCGGCTTCGCGGGGGCGGCGGTGAGCGTCGTCGTGATCTACGGCATCGCGGCGATGGGTCGCGAGGGCGCGACGCCGCTCAAGCTCGCGTTGGCCGGTGCGGCCATGAACGCCGCGCTGCTGTCGTTGACCACGGCGGTGCTGATCACCGACTCCGCCGCCTTCGACCGTTTCCGCTTCTGGCAGGTCGGCGCGTTGGCGGGTCGAGGGATGGACGTGGTGGTGCAGGCGCTGCCCTTCATCCTCGCCGGGCTGCTGCTCGCGCTGGTCTGCGGCCGGGTGCTCAACGCGCTCTCGCTCGGGGAGGACCTCGCGCGGTCGCTCGGCAGACGGGTCGGCCGTGATCGACTGCTCGTCCTGATCGCCGTCGTGGTGCTCTGCGGGACGGCCACGGCCGCAGCGGGTCCGATCGGCTTCATCGGTCTCGCGGTGCCGCACGTCGCCCGGCTGATCACCGGACCCGACTACCGGTGGATCCTCGCCTACTCGGCGTTGCTCGCCCCCATCCTCCTGCTGACCGCCGACATCCTGGGGCGTGTCGTCGCGAATCCGGGTGAACTGCAGGTCGGGGTCGTCACGGCCGTGCTCGGGGCGCCCCTGTTCATCGCGTTGATCCGCCGACGTCGACTGCTGGAGCTGTGA
- a CDS encoding FecCD family ABC transporter permease — protein sequence MATNGTGGILDRAGSERTPSGAPGTRPAGGPPRRDRGGDRPDSPRRPGATESARHAVARARRGQGLRNTAVTLGLAVAVPVVLVVSLSLGDFPVPASEVLAWFVGGAQPTTDFIIGGLRLPRALTGLLVGVALGLSGALFQSLLRNPLASPDIIGITSGASASAVISIVVFGASGAAVSIGAVCGALVTALAIYLLAWRHGVAGQRLVLVGIGVAAILTAVISYVMTRSRVETAEAALVWLTGSLHSRTWAHATPLLWCLAVLLPLVVVLSRPLRALQLGDDSAAGLGVRVERSRLGLITVGVALAAVATAAAGPVSFVALVAAPIARRLTAGAGLALLPSALTGGLLVLTADLIALHLIDGVDFPVGVITGLVGAPYLLWLLAVSNRGGRSG from the coding sequence ATGGCGACCAACGGAACCGGCGGCATCCTCGATCGGGCGGGCTCGGAGCGAACCCCGTCCGGCGCGCCAGGAACCCGGCCCGCAGGCGGGCCGCCTCGGCGGGACCGGGGCGGCGACCGGCCAGACTCCCCTCGCCGTCCTGGCGCGACCGAGTCCGCTCGACACGCGGTGGCCCGCGCCCGTCGGGGACAGGGCCTGCGGAACACGGCGGTGACGCTGGGTCTGGCCGTCGCGGTGCCCGTCGTCCTGGTCGTGTCGTTGTCCCTCGGCGACTTCCCCGTCCCGGCCTCCGAGGTCCTCGCCTGGTTCGTCGGCGGTGCCCAGCCCACGACCGACTTCATCATCGGCGGACTGCGCCTGCCTCGGGCCCTGACCGGACTACTGGTGGGCGTCGCGCTCGGCCTCTCGGGCGCCCTGTTCCAGAGCCTGCTGCGCAATCCGCTCGCCAGCCCGGACATCATCGGCATCACCTCGGGGGCGTCCGCCTCCGCCGTCATCTCCATCGTGGTGTTCGGGGCGAGCGGCGCGGCGGTGTCGATCGGTGCGGTCTGCGGCGCGCTGGTCACCGCGCTGGCGATCTATCTGCTGGCCTGGCGACACGGAGTCGCCGGACAGCGGCTGGTGCTGGTGGGCATCGGCGTGGCGGCGATCCTCACCGCCGTCATCTCCTACGTGATGACCAGGTCCCGTGTCGAGACCGCCGAGGCGGCCCTCGTCTGGCTGACCGGCAGCCTCCACTCCAGGACCTGGGCCCATGCGACGCCGCTGCTGTGGTGTCTGGCCGTGCTGCTTCCCCTGGTGGTGGTGCTGTCCCGACCACTGCGTGCGCTGCAACTGGGCGACGATTCGGCAGCGGGACTGGGCGTCCGGGTGGAGCGCTCGCGGCTGGGGCTGATCACGGTCGGCGTGGCCTTGGCGGCCGTGGCCACCGCCGCCGCCGGTCCGGTGTCCTTCGTGGCGCTGGTCGCCGCGCCCATCGCCCGGCGGCTGACCGCAGGAGCGGGCCTCGCGCTGCTGCCGTCCGCCCTGACCGGCGGTCTCCTCGTCCTCACGGCCGACCTGATCGCCCTGCACCTGATCGACGGCGTCGACTTCCCGGTGGGCGTGATCACCGGGCTGGTGGGGGCGCCGTACCTGCTGTGGCTGCTGGCCGTGTCGAATCGCGGAGGACGAAGCGGATGA
- a CDS encoding ABC transporter ATP-binding protein, which translates to MTDRHTLSAENLRLSYGSREVVKDLNVQIRPGKVTVIVGANACGKSTLLRGLARLLAPAAGTIHLDGKDINSQSTKAVAAVLGLLPQSPTAPEGIRVADLVGRGRYPHQGWFRQWSTGDDDAVAEALLATGTLELAGRSIDELSGGQRQRVWIAMALAQGTDLLLLDEPTTFLDVSHQIEVLDLLTDLNRRKGSTVVLVLHDLNLACRYADHLIAMKQGAIVAEGAPTDVVTEELVSDVFGMASRVVPCPVSATPMVVPIGRHHSATAVDSVSG; encoded by the coding sequence ATGACGGACCGACACACGCTGAGCGCGGAGAATCTGCGCCTGTCCTACGGCAGCCGCGAGGTCGTCAAGGACCTGAACGTGCAGATCCGGCCGGGAAAGGTCACCGTGATCGTCGGGGCCAACGCCTGCGGGAAATCCACGCTGCTGCGTGGGCTGGCCCGGCTGCTGGCCCCCGCCGCAGGCACGATCCACCTCGACGGCAAGGACATCAACTCCCAGTCGACCAAGGCGGTGGCTGCGGTGCTCGGCCTGCTTCCGCAGTCGCCGACCGCCCCGGAGGGCATCCGGGTCGCCGACCTGGTGGGCCGGGGCCGCTACCCGCATCAGGGCTGGTTCCGCCAGTGGAGCACGGGCGACGACGACGCCGTGGCCGAGGCGTTACTGGCCACCGGAACCCTGGAACTGGCCGGGCGCTCCATCGACGAGCTCTCCGGCGGCCAGCGACAGCGGGTCTGGATCGCCATGGCGCTGGCCCAGGGCACCGACCTTCTGCTGCTCGACGAGCCGACCACCTTCCTCGACGTCAGCCATCAGATCGAGGTGCTGGACCTGCTGACGGACCTGAACCGGCGCAAGGGCAGCACCGTGGTGCTGGTGCTCCACGACCTGAACCTGGCCTGCCGGTACGCCGACCACCTCATCGCGATGAAGCAGGGCGCCATCGTCGCCGAGGGCGCACCGACCGACGTCGTGACCGAGGAGCTGGTGTCGGACGTGTTCGGCATGGCCTCGCGGGTGGTGCCCTGCCCCGTCTCGGCCACGCCGATGGTCGTTCCGATCGGCAGGCACCACTCGGCCACCGCCGTCGACTCCGTGTCGGGCTGA
- a CDS encoding ABC transporter ATP-binding protein encodes MTPGGLLRRAVGRHRRRVAVGVAGLSTHQAAETMVPVAIGLVIDRAVVTGDGGVLTWSVVALAALFLTLTLAWRLGARSLFGAMQQETHLLRVEVAGRALDPRGAETSAPAGELLSVATGDAERASAVLDIVALVVAGSVAMVISAVVLLRIDVPLGLGVLIGVPILVVLLQFAAPLLTRRSGAQQAAVGRLSGLATDLVRGLHALRGLGAGHNAGERYRRSSADALCSTLRAATPIGVYRGSTTAASGLLLAAVAGFAGWFAVEGRIGIGELITVVGLAQFIAEPVQLFGFCGQAFAVAKASAARLVAVIDTPNRVEPGDTLLIDPPVLRLSGIEHGSLRGLDLRVDPGEFVGVVTEDARDAEALLELLSGRVPAGPPTEETRSSGAAVAVGADVVPRADVAASRRDEPGATPPSSDVALLGGVPLTALRLTELRSALLVENHHVDLFEGTLRSAVLTGRPTATAEQVAAALRASAADEVVAAHPDGLDHAVADRGATLSGGQRQRIGLTRALVADPPVLVLHDPTTAVDAVTEESIATGLARLRHGADAPTSRTTIVLTSSPVLLAHTDRVVVITDGRVRAVGTHAGLAATDERYRSGVLR; translated from the coding sequence ATGACGCCGGGGGGACTGCTCCGCCGTGCCGTGGGCAGGCATCGTCGTCGGGTCGCCGTCGGCGTGGCGGGCCTGAGCACGCACCAGGCCGCCGAGACCATGGTTCCGGTGGCGATCGGACTGGTCATCGACCGAGCCGTGGTCACCGGTGACGGCGGTGTGCTGACCTGGTCCGTGGTCGCGCTCGCGGCGCTGTTCCTCACCCTGACCCTCGCCTGGCGGCTGGGAGCCCGCTCGCTGTTCGGCGCGATGCAGCAGGAGACACACCTGTTGCGTGTCGAGGTCGCTGGCCGGGCACTGGACCCGCGTGGCGCCGAGACGAGCGCCCCGGCGGGGGAGCTGCTGTCGGTGGCCACCGGCGACGCGGAACGGGCCTCGGCCGTGCTCGACATCGTGGCGCTCGTGGTGGCCGGTTCGGTGGCGATGGTGATCTCCGCGGTGGTGCTGCTGCGCATCGACGTGCCGCTCGGCCTCGGCGTGCTGATCGGCGTCCCGATCCTGGTGGTGCTGCTGCAGTTCGCCGCGCCGCTGCTCACCCGGCGCAGCGGCGCGCAGCAGGCCGCCGTCGGCAGGCTCTCCGGGCTGGCGACGGACCTGGTCCGAGGCCTGCACGCGCTGCGCGGCCTCGGCGCCGGACACAACGCGGGCGAGCGCTACCGGCGAAGCAGCGCCGACGCCTTGTGCAGCACCCTGCGAGCCGCCACCCCGATCGGCGTGTACCGAGGCTCGACGACGGCGGCGAGCGGGCTCCTACTCGCTGCGGTGGCAGGCTTCGCGGGCTGGTTCGCCGTCGAGGGCCGCATCGGCATCGGCGAGCTGATCACCGTGGTGGGCCTCGCGCAGTTCATCGCCGAGCCCGTGCAGCTCTTCGGCTTCTGCGGCCAGGCCTTCGCCGTCGCGAAGGCCTCGGCGGCGCGTCTGGTGGCCGTGATCGACACGCCGAATCGGGTGGAGCCGGGCGACACGCTCCTCATCGACCCGCCGGTGCTGCGGCTCTCGGGGATCGAGCACGGGTCCCTGCGCGGGCTCGACCTGCGCGTCGACCCCGGCGAGTTCGTTGGAGTGGTGACCGAGGACGCCCGTGATGCCGAGGCACTGCTGGAACTGCTCTCCGGGCGGGTCCCCGCCGGTCCGCCGACGGAGGAGACACGCAGTTCCGGAGCCGCCGTCGCGGTGGGGGCGGACGTCGTCCCGCGAGCGGACGTGGCTGCCTCGCGCCGTGACGAGCCGGGGGCGACCCCGCCGTCCTCGGACGTTGCCCTGCTGGGCGGCGTCCCGCTGACCGCCCTACGACTGACCGAGCTGCGCAGCGCGCTGCTGGTGGAGAATCACCACGTCGACCTCTTCGAGGGCACCCTGCGCTCCGCGGTGCTCACCGGCAGGCCGACGGCCACGGCCGAGCAGGTGGCGGCGGCGCTGCGCGCCTCGGCGGCCGACGAGGTCGTCGCCGCGCATCCCGACGGCCTGGACCACGCCGTGGCCGATCGCGGTGCCACCCTCTCCGGCGGCCAGCGGCAGCGCATCGGGCTCACCCGCGCGCTGGTCGCCGATCCGCCGGTGCTGGTGCTGCACGACCCGACCACCGCCGTCGACGCCGTCACGGAGGAGTCGATCGCGACGGGGCTGGCCCGCCTTCGGCACGGCGCCGATGCGCCGACGTCGCGCACCACGATCGTTCTGACCAGCAGCCCGGTGCTGCTGGCCCATACCGACCGGGTCGTCGTCATCACGGACGGCCGGGTTCGGGCCGTGGGAACCCACGCCGGGCTTGCGGCGACCGATGAGCGGTACCGGAGCGGAGTCCTGCGATGA